In Pannonibacter sp. XCT-53, the sequence CGTCAACACCGGCTTCGGCAAGCTCGCCTCGGTGAAGATCGCGCCGAAGGACACGGCGACGCTGCAGCGCAACCTGATCCTGTCGCATTGCTGCGGCGTGGGCGAACCGCTGGACCGCGCCGCAACCCGGCTGATGATGGTGCTGAAGCTCCTCAGCCTCGGGCGCGGCGCGTCGGGCGTGCGCTGGGAGGTGGTCGCGCTGATCGAGGCGATGCTTGAAAAGGGCGTGACGCCGGTCGTTCCCTCGCAGGGCTCCGTGGGCGCTTCCGGCGATCTGGCCCCGCTCGCTCACATGACGGCAGTGATGATCGGGGCCGGCGAGGCGATCTATGGCGGCGAGCGGCTGGCGGGCGGCGACGCGCTGAAGATGGCGGGTCTCACCCCGGTCGTGCTTGGCCCCAAGGAGGGTCTGGCGCTCATCAACGGCACGCAGTTTTCCACCGCGCTGGCGCTGATCGGCCTGTTCGAGGCGTGGACCAATGCGGCGGCCTCGCTGGTGATCTCGACGCTCTCGACCGATGCCATCATGGGCTCGACCGCGCCGCTGCAGCCGGAAATCCATACCCTGCGCGGCCATCGCGGCCAGATCGAGGTCGCCGACCTGATGCGCGCCATCATGGAGGGCTCGGAGATCCGCGAGAGCCACCGCGAGGGCGACACGCGCGTGCAGGATCCCTATTGCATCCGCTGCCAGCCGCAGGTGCTGGGGGCGGCTGTGGACCTTCTGCGCTTTGCAGGCTCGACGCTGGAAATCGAGGCCAATGCGGTCACCGACAACCCGCTGGTGCTGGGCGAGGGCCGGATCGTGTCCGGCGGCAATTTCCACGCCGAGCCGGTGGCCTTTGCCGCCGACCAGATCGCGCTGGCGGTGGCTGAAATCGGCGCGATCGCGCAGCGGCGCGTGGCGCTGATGGTCGATCCGACGCTGAGCCACGACCTGCCGCCGTTCCTGACCCCCGATCCGGGCCTCAACTCCGGCTACATGATCGCGGAAGTCACGACGGCCGCGTTGATGAGCGAAAACAAGCACCTGGCAACGCCGTGCTCGACGGATTCGACGCCGACCTCGGCCAACCAGGAAGACCATGTGTCGATGGCCGCCCATGGCGCGCGCCGGCTGCTGCGGATGAATGCCAACCTGTCGGTGATCCTCGGTGTCGAGGCGCTGTGTGCGGCGCAGGGCATCGAGTTCCGCGCCCCGCTCAAGACCTCTGCACGGCTTCAGGCGGTGATCGCACGCCTGCGCGCTGTGGCGGCTGCGCTGAAGGAAGACCGGTATCTGGCCCCCGACATCGAGGCGGCATCGGCGCTGGTGCGCTCCGGGGCGTTTGCGGCGGCGGCGGAGATCGGCGCGTTCAAGGTCTGAGGTGGGGTTTCTCGGGCGACTGGCCGCAGCGTTCCTCTCCCCCCTTGAGGGGGAGATGCCCCCGGCAGGGGGCAGAGGGGGGTAGGCAGCCTCTCGGAGCTGCAGGGAGTTTGTTCGTTGGGGAAGCGCCGCCACCCCCCTCTGTCGGCTGACGCAGACATCTCCCCCTCAAGGGGGGAGAGGGGGCTGCGGCGAGGGTGGTTTTGGGTTCGGGGTTTGCGGGAAAGGGTCAAGTCAGATGACGCGTGACGATCAGAGTGGGCCGGTGACGGTGACGCGGGGCGACGGTCCGGTGGTGCTGGGGCTGCCGCATTCGGGCACGCATGTTCCCGCCGGCATCCGGGCGAAGCTGAATGCGCGCGGGCTGGTGCTCAGCGACACCGACTGGCATGTGGACCGGCTTTATGACGGGCTGCTGCCGGGGGCGACGACCGTGGCCGCGACCTTCCACCGCTATGTCATCGACGCCAACCGGCCGCCGGACGGGGCAAGCCTCTATCCGGGCCAGAACACCACCGGGCTGGTGCCGCTGACCGATTTCGATGGCGAGAACATCTGGCTGGATGCCCCGGATGCGGCCGAGATCGAGCGGCGGCGGCTGGCCTTCCATGCGCCCTATCATGCGGCGCTGGAAGCCGAACTGCGGCGGGTGCATGCGATCCACGGGTTTGCCGTGCTCTACGATTGCCACTCGATCCGCTCCAACATCCCGTTCCTGTTTGACGGCACGCTGCCGGATTTCAACATCGGCACGGTGGAGGGCACGTCCTGCGCGCCCGGTCTGGGTGAGGCGGTGGCCGGCATCTGCCGGGCGGCGGCGGGCTACAGCACGGTGGTCAATGGCCGCTTCAAGGGCGGCTGGACGACCCGGCACTATGGCCGGCCGGCGGAAGGCTACCACGCCATCCAGATGGAGCTGGCGCAGGCGACGCATCTGGAAACCGAGCTGCCGCCCTATGCCTACAGCCTGACCAAGGCCGCGCGGCTGCGGCCGGTCCTCACGTCCATTCTCGAGACCGTGGCCTCCGGAACCTGGCGCACCTGAGCGCAGGACCGGGTGTCAATTCACTGCATATGAAACGTTGCTTCGGAGAGGAAACATGACCAATCCCCGCCATAACCAGCGCGACATCTACCCGCCGACCGGCACGACGCTGAACGCCAAGAGCTGGCTGACGGAAGCGCCGCTGCGCATGCTGATGAACAATCTGCACCCGGATGTGGCCGAGAACCCGCATGCGCTGGTGGTCTATGGCGGCATCGGCCGCGCGGCGCGCACCTGGGACGACTTCGACCGGATCGTGGCGGCGCTGAAGGCGCTGGAAGAGAACGAGACGCTGCTGGTCCAGTCGGGCAAGCCGGTCGGCGTGTTCCGCACCCATGCGGATGCCCCGCGCGTGCTGATCGCCAACTCCAACCTGGTGCCGCACTGGGCGACCTGGGACCATTTCAACGAACTCGACAGGAAGGGTCTGGCCATGTACGGCCAGATGACCGCCGGGTCGTGGATCTACATCGGCACGCAAGGCATCGTGCAGGGCACCTACGAGACCTTTGCCGAGGCCGGCCGCCA encodes:
- the hutH gene encoding histidine ammonia-lyase, with amino-acid sequence MTVVLTPGRATLADLELIWREGRAVRLTPDARAGIELSARHVAAAANGDAGVYGVNTGFGKLASVKIAPKDTATLQRNLILSHCCGVGEPLDRAATRLMMVLKLLSLGRGASGVRWEVVALIEAMLEKGVTPVVPSQGSVGASGDLAPLAHMTAVMIGAGEAIYGGERLAGGDALKMAGLTPVVLGPKEGLALINGTQFSTALALIGLFEAWTNAAASLVISTLSTDAIMGSTAPLQPEIHTLRGHRGQIEVADLMRAIMEGSEIRESHREGDTRVQDPYCIRCQPQVLGAAVDLLRFAGSTLEIEANAVTDNPLVLGEGRIVSGGNFHAEPVAFAADQIALAVAEIGAIAQRRVALMVDPTLSHDLPPFLTPDPGLNSGYMIAEVTTAALMSENKHLATPCSTDSTPTSANQEDHVSMAAHGARRLLRMNANLSVILGVEALCAAQGIEFRAPLKTSARLQAVIARLRAVAAALKEDRYLAPDIEAASALVRSGAFAAAAEIGAFKV
- the hutG gene encoding N-formylglutamate deformylase; amino-acid sequence: MTRDDQSGPVTVTRGDGPVVLGLPHSGTHVPAGIRAKLNARGLVLSDTDWHVDRLYDGLLPGATTVAATFHRYVIDANRPPDGASLYPGQNTTGLVPLTDFDGENIWLDAPDAAEIERRRLAFHAPYHAALEAELRRVHAIHGFAVLYDCHSIRSNIPFLFDGTLPDFNIGTVEGTSCAPGLGEAVAGICRAAAGYSTVVNGRFKGGWTTRHYGRPAEGYHAIQMELAQATHLETELPPYAYSLTKAARLRPVLTSILETVASGTWRT